One segment of Salipiger profundus DNA contains the following:
- a CDS encoding ArdC family protein, with protein sequence MAKAKFDVYQHVTDEIIAQIEAGTPPWRKPWTGGAGGVQMPARFNGEDYRGINVLMLWATAASKGYASEGWMTYRQAQELGAQVRKGEKSATVVKFGTIERETEEGEEKKVPYCRAYRVFNADQIDGLPDTFYTRPEQPRDLGTSADPELEAFFARTGAVIHSGPEPQAYYDLRTDHIHMPPIETFLSARTFYGTLGHELCHWTGAEQRLDRFKRFSNRTAYAFEELVAEIGACMLGVKIGVEPEFDQSASYVEGWLIAMKGDNRAIFRAASEAQKAVDFILGEAGRSAAEQAA encoded by the coding sequence ATGGCAAAGGCGAAATTCGACGTTTATCAGCACGTCACAGATGAGATTATTGCTCAGATCGAGGCAGGCACACCGCCTTGGCGCAAGCCGTGGACCGGTGGCGCGGGCGGCGTGCAGATGCCGGCTCGCTTCAATGGCGAGGACTATCGCGGCATCAACGTGCTGATGCTCTGGGCCACCGCCGCGAGCAAAGGCTACGCTTCGGAGGGCTGGATGACCTACCGACAGGCGCAGGAGCTTGGCGCGCAGGTGCGCAAGGGAGAGAAATCGGCAACGGTTGTGAAGTTCGGCACCATCGAGCGGGAAACCGAAGAGGGCGAGGAAAAGAAGGTTCCTTACTGCCGAGCCTACCGTGTGTTCAACGCCGACCAGATCGACGGCCTGCCGGATACGTTCTACACCCGCCCGGAGCAGCCGCGCGATCTCGGAACAAGTGCCGATCCGGAGCTTGAGGCATTTTTCGCCCGAACCGGTGCGGTTATCCACTCAGGCCCGGAGCCGCAGGCTTACTATGACCTTCGCACCGATCACATCCACATGCCACCGATCGAAACATTTCTCAGCGCGCGGACGTTTTATGGCACCCTTGGTCATGAACTGTGCCATTGGACTGGCGCCGAACAACGCCTCGACAGGTTCAAGCGGTTCTCCAACCGAACGGCCTATGCTTTCGAGGAACTGGTGGCCGAAATCGGCGCCTGCATGCTTGGGGTGAAGATTGGCGTGGAGCCGGAGTTTGATCAGAGCGCAAGCTATGTTGAAGGGTGGCTTATTGCAATGAAGGGCGACAATCGCGCAATCTTTCGCGCCGCATCGGAGGCCCAGAAGGCCGTCGATTTCATCTTGGGAGAGGCTGGGCGAAGTGCCGCCGAGCAGGCCGCCTAA
- a CDS encoding IS110 family transposase, translated as MREKLFVGLDVHKRNISVGVAEEGRTGEVRFLGDIENSPIAINGLLKKLAKQDRQIEFCYEAGPCGYGIYRQIIAAGHDCCVIAPTKIAIAPGERVKTDRRDAQRLAVLHRAGELTPVWVPDLKHEAMRDLIRARMDAVRQVTTARHQLSAFLLRHGRVYAPNRKPWTKIHSRWLGSQNFDEPAQQIVFQDYVQAVWNAVERRDNMVRRIEELTPDWSLRDFVYALRCFRGLDLVSAATLAASVGDVTRFDTSRQLMGYLGLTPSEYSSGGSVRRGGITKTGNREARRMLVEAAWSYRFPAKVAQHKARILEAQPKPVRDLAWKAQERLCKRYRTLEARGKKSTIIAVAIARELAGFVWAVGHEMRPLSE; from the coding sequence ATGCGAGAGAAGCTGTTTGTCGGGCTGGATGTTCACAAGCGCAACATCTCCGTAGGCGTAGCAGAGGAAGGGCGAACTGGCGAAGTCAGGTTTCTGGGGGATATCGAAAACTCGCCGATTGCCATAAACGGGCTTCTGAAGAAGCTGGCCAAGCAAGATCGGCAGATCGAGTTTTGCTATGAAGCTGGGCCTTGTGGCTATGGGATTTATCGGCAAATCATCGCAGCAGGTCATGATTGCTGCGTTATTGCACCCACGAAGATCGCAATTGCACCAGGGGAACGCGTAAAGACAGACCGGCGGGACGCACAACGTCTTGCCGTGCTGCACAGAGCAGGAGAACTCACACCGGTCTGGGTTCCGGATCTGAAACACGAAGCAATGCGCGATCTCATTCGGGCTCGGATGGATGCGGTACGCCAAGTCACCACGGCGCGCCATCAACTCTCGGCGTTCTTGCTCAGACATGGACGTGTGTACGCGCCAAATCGGAAGCCCTGGACCAAAATCCACAGCCGATGGCTGGGAAGCCAGAACTTTGACGAACCCGCACAACAGATCGTGTTCCAGGACTACGTGCAGGCGGTTTGGAACGCCGTTGAACGGCGAGACAACATGGTGCGGCGTATTGAAGAACTTACGCCGGACTGGTCGCTAAGAGACTTCGTGTATGCGCTGCGCTGCTTTCGCGGCTTAGACCTCGTGTCAGCAGCAACACTTGCTGCCAGTGTGGGCGATGTCACGCGCTTCGACACGTCCCGACAGCTCATGGGGTATCTAGGGCTCACGCCTTCGGAATATTCCAGTGGCGGATCGGTTCGACGTGGAGGCATCACAAAGACCGGAAACCGAGAAGCGCGACGTATGCTGGTTGAGGCCGCGTGGAGCTATCGCTTTCCAGCAAAAGTTGCACAACATAAGGCACGCATTTTGGAAGCGCAGCCGAAACCGGTTCGTGATCTCGCGTGGAAAGCGCAAGAGCGGCTTTGCAAGAGGTATCGCACCCTGGAAGCGCGCGGTAAGAAATCAACCATCATAGCGGTAGCGATTGCCCGAGAACTGGCTGGCTTCGTTTGGGCTGTGGGGCACGAGATGCGGCCACTCTCTGAGTAG
- a CDS encoding DMT family transporter, translating to MPSRALRPQLQGTLLMCVGVACLSANDAIAKILTSGYSPLQILFLRNVIALPFTVGIALFMGGRAALRSHRPAAHLLRGGLWVGATMMFFTSFIYLPLAEATALIFVAPVFITVISALFLGEDVGWRRWLAVLAGFLGVLVIIRPGGAAFQLISLLPVATALVYALLMLSARWVDRRESVWTLLVYLTGTGALLSALIVPFVWVPLRAGDLWLFAGVALFGTAGMTMMTQAFRLAPAVIVAPLDYTGLLWATLFGWLIWRESPDAIMIFGAAIIVASGVITIRREQGQAGS from the coding sequence ATGCCGTCCCGCGCGCTGAGGCCACAACTCCAGGGCACTCTTCTGATGTGTGTCGGGGTGGCCTGCCTGAGCGCCAACGACGCGATAGCGAAGATCCTGACCTCCGGGTATTCGCCCCTCCAGATCCTTTTCCTGCGAAATGTGATCGCTCTGCCGTTCACCGTGGGCATCGCGCTTTTCATGGGCGGGCGCGCGGCCCTGCGCTCGCATCGGCCTGCCGCGCATTTGCTTCGCGGTGGGCTCTGGGTCGGTGCAACGATGATGTTCTTCACGAGCTTCATCTATCTCCCTCTGGCCGAGGCGACGGCGCTGATCTTCGTCGCCCCCGTCTTCATCACCGTGATCTCGGCCCTGTTCCTGGGGGAGGACGTTGGGTGGCGGCGCTGGCTTGCCGTGCTGGCGGGTTTCCTCGGGGTTCTCGTGATCATCCGCCCCGGCGGCGCGGCATTTCAGCTGATCTCGCTGCTGCCCGTGGCGACGGCACTTGTCTACGCGCTTCTGATGCTCAGTGCCCGCTGGGTCGACCGGCGCGAGAGCGTTTGGACGCTGCTCGTGTATCTGACTGGGACGGGGGCGCTGCTGAGTGCGCTGATTGTGCCTTTCGTCTGGGTCCCGCTCCGGGCCGGCGACCTCTGGCTTTTCGCGGGGGTCGCCTTGTTCGGCACTGCGGGGATGACCATGATGACCCAGGCCTTCCGCCTCGCCCCGGCGGTCATCGTGGCGCCGTTGGACTACACCGGCCTGCTCTGGGCCACGCTTTTCGGATGGCTCATCTGGCGCGAGAGCCCGGACGCGATCATGATTTTCGGCGCGGCGATCATTGTCGCGAGCGGCGTGATCACGATCCGTCGTGAGCAAGGACAAGCCGGTTCATAG
- a CDS encoding Lrp/AsnC family transcriptional regulator: MHEIDEADRRILRVMQADGSLSVTEIAERIGLSQSPCSRRIARLTENGIILGKTIILDRKKLGFNAIILVRIKLSSHGRKSFEQFQQAVLRIPEVQVVQLMLGDYDFNVRVVVRDMDHFHALLQDQLVLLPGVQELQSSVLLDELKYTTQLPL, encoded by the coding sequence ATGCACGAGATTGACGAGGCTGACCGCCGTATTCTGCGCGTCATGCAGGCGGACGGATCGCTTTCGGTCACGGAAATCGCCGAGCGGATCGGCCTGTCCCAGTCGCCCTGCTCACGGCGCATTGCCCGGCTGACGGAAAACGGCATCATTCTTGGAAAGACGATTATCCTCGACCGCAAGAAACTTGGCTTCAATGCCATCATCCTCGTGCGCATCAAGCTCTCGTCTCACGGGCGCAAGTCGTTCGAACAGTTTCAGCAGGCCGTATTGCGCATTCCTGAGGTACAGGTGGTTCAGCTGATGCTCGGCGACTACGACTTCAACGTGCGCGTTGTGGTCCGCGACATGGATCACTTCCATGCCCTCTTGCAGGACCAACTCGTTCTGCTTCCAGGAGTTCAGGAGCTCCAGAGTTCCGTGCTCCTTGATGAGCTGAAATACACGACGCAGCTTCCACTTTAG
- a CDS encoding IS1595 family transposase: MPHRPVKRAPDNITFAEVEKIASDEAACLAIFERLRFPDGLYCTACGASEVAGRRFTRHLSRPGLFTCGACRHQFTLTSGTAMHRTRLSLGQWLRAIWLIVASSKGMSARKLSEMLGVTYKVAWHLGHRIRAMMADHSIVLSGIVEMDEIYAGAPPRKKHGGGPSDEKPGRGPRRPLVLTMAERGGPVAFQRITSHSIAVIRGASHHRISGDAVVSTDALPAYRKAVSGRAHMAVKHSAAEFVRRDAGGPGVDAHTNTAEAVHAEIRRAVIGVWHWISPKHLDRYLDEISWRHNRRDIGHLRRIAAVLLAAGRPLPVRALIDGDAA; encoded by the coding sequence ATGCCTCATAGACCCGTCAAGCGCGCCCCCGACAACATCACCTTCGCCGAGGTCGAGAAGATCGCCTCGGATGAAGCCGCCTGCCTGGCGATCTTCGAGCGCCTGCGCTTCCCCGACGGTCTCTACTGCACTGCATGCGGCGCATCCGAAGTCGCTGGGCGACGTTTTACGCGCCACCTCTCACGGCCCGGTCTATTCACCTGCGGCGCGTGCCGCCACCAGTTCACGCTCACGTCAGGCACGGCGATGCATCGCACTCGGCTCTCGCTCGGCCAGTGGCTTCGTGCCATCTGGTTGATCGTCGCCTCGTCAAAGGGCATGTCGGCCCGCAAGCTCTCCGAGATGCTCGGCGTCACCTACAAGGTCGCCTGGCATCTCGGCCATCGCATCCGGGCGATGATGGCTGACCATAGCATCGTTCTCTCAGGTATCGTGGAGATGGACGAGATCTACGCAGGCGCGCCGCCGCGCAAGAAGCATGGCGGCGGTCCGAGCGACGAGAAGCCCGGGCGCGGTCCACGTCGCCCGCTGGTGCTCACGATGGCAGAGCGCGGCGGCCCGGTCGCCTTCCAGCGCATCACCAGCCATTCAATCGCTGTCATCCGCGGTGCTTCGCATCACCGGATCTCCGGCGATGCCGTCGTCTCGACGGACGCGCTACCGGCTTACCGCAAGGCGGTGTCCGGTCGGGCACACATGGCGGTCAAGCACTCCGCCGCCGAGTTCGTCCGGCGCGATGCCGGAGGTCCCGGCGTCGATGCGCACACGAATACAGCCGAGGCGGTTCATGCCGAGATCCGGCGCGCCGTCATCGGCGTGTGGCACTGGATCTCGCCAAAGCATCTCGATCGCTATCTTGATGAAATCTCCTGGCGGCACAATCGAAGGGATATCGGCCACCTGCGGCGCATCGCAGCGGTTCTGCTCGCGGCTGGCCGACCGCTACCGGTTCGTGCTCTCATTGACGGAGACGCCGCATAA
- a CDS encoding zinc ribbon domain-containing protein: MVSVAMLLANITCMKRCDHLPLLEANPGKIRALREVLRAFRRAAPDVAADQWQRFFETGRFNKMVSAKEEAHSARLFRAKAIIGSQRMQMLRYQVVGQLESFIENRANDFRDAVMASSIDDGTRHHLLVVNKLHAWFRREPVVMKKTGEEIPDDVRHLARRIMHGVLARHRRPRFRRLNPWIDQRQATLGPADKATHAPLWVGIRGMAFEIGKNGRPKKSQVTIKVPLKSYAFFEERGGTVAKTVQIIERGADHGCPGEIVIGVITDMEEVFAKSQAAYQPLREELTLDLGLATMFATPDGDLLGRAWREQLERHDRRISGLARALQKQGIRPNQSKRYRARVAAFRGFLKTEIGRVLNRLILMKRPAHVVIERLDFTAPGLSRRLNRILARMGHGVIEAKLNDLAERYGITWEEVNPAYSSQTCSNEHCGYVAKNNRKAQADFVCGACGHKIHADVNAARNLESGRSAFDRAARLTKQESLRLTVHRHLERLKTRGWVASDRAAIVSNPNYRNALDRLKAETPLTAADKIQRPSAPDQAAVRPPQDLVADVSAG, from the coding sequence ATGGTTTCGGTTGCGATGCTTTTGGCCAATATTACTTGCATGAAGCGCTGCGACCATCTCCCGCTGCTGGAGGCTAACCCAGGCAAGATCCGGGCATTGCGCGAAGTGCTGCGCGCCTTCCGTCGCGCCGCGCCGGACGTGGCTGCCGACCAATGGCAGCGGTTCTTCGAAACTGGTCGCTTCAACAAGATGGTTTCCGCCAAGGAAGAGGCGCACTCCGCGCGCCTGTTCCGGGCGAAGGCGATCATCGGGTCGCAGCGGATGCAGATGCTGCGCTACCAGGTGGTCGGCCAGCTGGAGAGCTTCATCGAGAACCGAGCGAACGACTTTCGCGATGCGGTCATGGCATCGTCGATCGACGACGGCACCCGTCATCATCTCCTGGTCGTGAACAAGCTTCACGCATGGTTCCGACGCGAGCCGGTGGTAATGAAGAAGACCGGCGAGGAGATCCCGGACGACGTCCGGCACCTCGCGCGACGGATCATGCACGGCGTGCTGGCGCGCCACCGGCGGCCGCGGTTCCGCCGCCTGAACCCATGGATCGACCAGCGGCAGGCGACGCTCGGTCCCGCCGATAAGGCGACCCACGCGCCGCTCTGGGTTGGTATCCGCGGGATGGCCTTCGAGATTGGCAAGAACGGCCGGCCAAAGAAATCCCAAGTCACCATCAAGGTGCCGCTGAAGTCCTACGCATTCTTCGAGGAACGCGGCGGGACGGTCGCGAAGACCGTCCAGATCATTGAACGCGGTGCCGACCACGGCTGCCCCGGTGAGATTGTCATCGGTGTCATCACCGACATGGAAGAAGTCTTCGCGAAAAGCCAGGCGGCCTACCAGCCGCTGAGAGAGGAACTGACGCTCGATCTCGGTCTCGCCACGATGTTCGCCACGCCTGATGGAGACCTTCTCGGACGCGCTTGGCGCGAGCAGCTCGAACGGCATGACCGGCGCATCTCCGGCCTGGCACGCGCGCTCCAAAAGCAGGGCATCCGCCCCAACCAGTCGAAGCGCTATCGCGCCCGAGTCGCTGCCTTCCGCGGCTTCCTCAAGACCGAGATCGGCCGGGTGCTGAACCGGCTCATCTTGATGAAGCGTCCTGCACACGTGGTCATCGAGCGCCTCGACTTCACCGCCCCTGGCCTCTCGCGCCGCCTCAACCGCATCCTCGCGCGGATGGGGCATGGCGTGATCGAAGCAAAGCTCAACGACCTCGCCGAGCGCTACGGGATTACTTGGGAAGAGGTGAACCCGGCCTACTCGAGCCAGACATGCTCGAATGAGCACTGCGGCTATGTCGCGAAGAACAACCGTAAGGCGCAGGCGGACTTCGTCTGCGGCGCCTGCGGGCACAAGATCCATGCCGACGTGAACGCGGCGCGCAATCTGGAAAGCGGACGTTCCGCCTTCGATCGGGCTGCGCGCCTCACCAAGCAGGAAAGCCTCCGGCTGACGGTTCACCGTCACTTGGAGCGCCTCAAGACCCGGGGCTGGGTGGCTTCGGACCGTGCGGCGATCGTGTCCAATCCCAACTACCGGAATGCCCTCGATAGACTGAAGGCAGAGACACCCCTCACCGCGGCGGACAAGATCCAGAGACCTTCTGCACCGGATCAGGCGGCCGTCAGGCCACCACAAGATCTGGTAGCTGATGTGTCAGCGGGATAA
- a CDS encoding M10 family metallopeptidase, which yields MSTHAGTINSTGAGTALAAPTLTGSLAEMRDYLVSGYWAATGGYASSFDTSGSNQITYDVSGLTAEGQQLALWALGAWEMVADLDFVQVSSGADITFRDDLGGAFSTYITSGGNTQSAEVNISTGWIANEGTRIGDYGLQTYIHEIGHALGLGHMGPYDGGGTSYDDAIFTNDSWQLSVMSYIWQTANPTVTASYAELVTPMTVDILAAQALYGASTETAGDTVWGAGSTVDGLLGTLFAALYDGGPGADVASGALAMTIYDHGGHDTIDVSPSNVAQRITLVGGQASNLEGYTGNLLIMPGTVIEDLFTGAGNDALTGNDADNLLDAGAGNDTLTGGAGNDTLIGGTGNDRAVWDVQQSAATITVSGSGFLVGIGAETDYVEGVETFAFLDGSLEAADLVGTPSTVTGTDGNDILTGESGPDALYGYLGNDFLDGLEGSDTIYGGQGNDSLLGRAGNDVVYGGNNHDNIALHEGDDYAEGGLGNDSIGGSDGNDSLYGNSGNDVIGGGNDDDYIDAGADQDAASGGWGNDTVLGNDGDDTLAGSYGNDTVDGGTGNDFLGGGEGQDLLQGGAGHDALGAGNGNDTLQGESGNDFLGGGAGDDLMIGGGDNDTLNGGTGNDTLTGSEGADLFVFNTLVNGERDVITDFENGSDLIRLGGVSFDMLDIADVSGGARISVMGHEILLEGVAAAELDASDFLFS from the coding sequence ATGTCGACCCACGCAGGAACGATCAATTCAACCGGGGCGGGAACCGCCCTCGCGGCACCCACGCTGACCGGCTCCCTGGCCGAGATGCGCGACTATCTCGTCAGTGGCTACTGGGCCGCCACCGGCGGCTACGCCAGCTCCTTCGACACCTCCGGAAGCAACCAGATCACCTACGACGTCTCCGGTCTCACCGCCGAGGGGCAGCAGCTCGCGCTCTGGGCGCTCGGCGCCTGGGAGATGGTGGCCGACCTCGACTTCGTCCAGGTCTCCTCCGGGGCCGACATCACCTTCCGCGACGATCTGGGCGGGGCGTTTTCGACCTACATCACCTCGGGCGGCAACACCCAGTCGGCGGAGGTCAACATCTCGACCGGCTGGATCGCCAACGAGGGCACGCGGATCGGCGACTACGGCCTGCAGACCTACATCCACGAGATCGGCCACGCGCTGGGGCTCGGCCACATGGGCCCCTACGACGGCGGCGGCACCAGCTACGACGACGCGATCTTCACCAACGACAGCTGGCAGCTCTCGGTGATGTCCTACATCTGGCAGACCGCCAACCCCACGGTCACCGCCAGCTACGCCGAGCTCGTCACCCCGATGACCGTCGACATCCTCGCCGCGCAGGCGCTCTACGGCGCCTCGACCGAGACCGCGGGCGACACGGTCTGGGGCGCGGGCAGCACGGTCGACGGGCTGCTCGGCACGCTCTTCGCCGCGCTCTACGACGGCGGGCCGGGCGCGGATGTCGCCTCCGGGGCGCTGGCCATGACGATCTACGATCACGGCGGCCACGACACGATCGACGTCAGCCCCTCGAACGTGGCGCAGCGGATCACCCTGGTGGGCGGGCAGGCCTCGAACCTCGAGGGCTACACCGGCAACCTCCTCATCATGCCCGGCACGGTGATCGAGGATCTCTTCACCGGCGCGGGCAACGACGCGCTCACCGGCAATGATGCCGACAACCTGCTCGACGCGGGCGCCGGCAACGACACGCTCACGGGCGGGGCGGGCAACGACACGCTGATCGGCGGCACCGGCAACGACCGCGCGGTCTGGGACGTGCAGCAGTCGGCCGCGACGATCACCGTCAGCGGCAGCGGCTTCCTCGTCGGGATCGGCGCCGAGACCGACTACGTCGAGGGCGTCGAGACCTTCGCCTTCCTTGACGGCAGCCTCGAGGCGGCCGATCTCGTGGGCACGCCGAGCACCGTCACCGGCACCGACGGCAACGACATCCTGACCGGCGAGAGCGGCCCCGACGCGCTCTACGGCTACCTCGGCAACGACTTCCTCGACGGGCTCGAGGGCAGCGACACGATCTACGGCGGCCAGGGCAACGACTCGCTGCTCGGCCGGGCCGGCAACGACGTGGTCTACGGTGGCAACAACCACGACAACATCGCGCTGCACGAGGGCGACGACTACGCCGAGGGCGGTCTCGGCAACGACTCCATCGGCGGCAGCGACGGCAACGACAGCCTCTACGGCAACAGCGGCAACGACGTGATCGGCGGCGGCAACGACGACGACTACATCGACGCCGGCGCCGACCAGGACGCCGCCTCGGGCGGCTGGGGCAACGATACCGTGCTGGGCAACGACGGCGACGACACGCTGGCGGGCAGCTACGGCAACGACACAGTCGACGGCGGCACCGGCAACGACTTCCTCGGCGGCGGCGAGGGTCAGGACCTGCTGCAGGGCGGCGCCGGCCACGACGCGCTTGGCGCCGGCAACGGCAACGACACGCTGCAGGGCGAGTCCGGCAACGACTTCCTCGGCGGCGGTGCCGGCGACGACCTGATGATCGGCGGCGGCGACAACGACACGCTGAACGGCGGCACCGGCAACGACACGCTCACCGGCTCCGAGGGCGCGGATCTCTTCGTCTTCAACACGCTGGTCAACGGCGAGCGCGACGTCATCACCGACTTCGAGAACGGCAGCGACCTGATCCGGCTGGGCGGCGTGAGCTTCGACATGCTCGACATCGCCGACGTCTCCGGCGGCGCGCGGATCTCGGTGATGGGCCACGAGATCCTGCTCGAGGGGGTCGCCGCGGCCGAGCTCGACGCCTCGGACTTCCTCTTCAGCTGA
- a CDS encoding rhamnosyltransferase WsaF family glycosyltransferase gives MPFSVRVVLAVYRPDPDHFETQIRSLAAQTHPPERVYLVIADRSSGPLAERLAGAAGLACALVEPDSDLDAVRAFEAGLAAALEDADDDTLIAACDQDDLWHPDRLAAGIEALEKTGADMVHSDARLVDGTGAVIHESMFRFERRRKDPGLRGLLYRNNITGMTLLMRARVGRIALPFPAQSGVHFYHDLWFGLIAAALGGVTLVDRPLVDYRQHGGNVVGAVDRGGRWRLPRWRKLDEVWMRREAASYALARYLAHALYHRMIEAVADGRLKEGQATLSPLRPFLRRYRGGGRIFLDALGLAARLHGQLARIALGFSVVALGRNVWILREALGPGRNEALDRFDTRLYSLSPGMPPAAPNLPEDRDPGAPDPREQEPAPFQLYTDQRKEPSWTPEFTADGPAVNVLIPTLNPTEIFAGIVTALDIGLGLAERGLNVRFIATDLPVSAFSTSRAFVKRRLTEQAVAAGAADRIELYCGVTGSTVPSHRDDLFIATAWWSAHVADKLIRRHGYTHTRFSYLIQDFEPNFYAWGPEFADAWASYELDFRPVFNTTLIRDYVAAQGFGFAHAPDALAFHPAIDISRYAAGTRPDRGGKPRRLALYGRPEVPRNMYATAIEAVARFTNSLDLTPDDIEIVSVGLRHGPVAVYEKNVVRSLGKLAWEDYPGFLLDCDLGLSLMYSPHPSHPPIEMAASGMRVVTNHFGPKDLSTLSPAILSTEATGPAVAEALERAWTMPPVTPAERRIDLGQLGLSPDAMVEQLARALRRELEAES, from the coding sequence ATGCCGTTTTCCGTGCGCGTCGTGCTTGCCGTTTACCGGCCCGACCCCGATCATTTCGAAACCCAGATCCGCTCGCTGGCCGCCCAGACCCACCCTCCCGAACGCGTCTACCTCGTCATCGCCGACCGCAGCTCGGGTCCGCTTGCCGAACGGCTCGCCGGGGCCGCCGGGCTGGCGTGCGCGCTGGTCGAGCCCGACAGCGATCTCGACGCGGTGCGCGCCTTCGAGGCCGGGCTCGCGGCGGCGCTCGAGGACGCGGACGACGACACGCTGATCGCCGCCTGCGACCAGGACGACCTGTGGCATCCCGACCGGCTCGCCGCCGGGATCGAGGCGCTGGAGAAGACAGGCGCCGACATGGTCCATTCCGACGCGCGGCTGGTCGACGGCACCGGCGCGGTGATCCACGAGTCGATGTTCCGCTTCGAGCGGCGCCGCAAGGATCCCGGCCTGCGCGGGCTGCTCTACCGCAACAACATCACCGGCATGACCCTGCTGATGCGGGCCCGGGTGGGCCGCATCGCCCTGCCCTTCCCGGCCCAGAGCGGCGTGCATTTCTACCACGACCTGTGGTTCGGGCTGATCGCCGCCGCCCTCGGCGGGGTGACGCTGGTGGACCGGCCGCTGGTCGATTACCGCCAGCACGGCGGCAACGTCGTGGGCGCGGTCGACCGGGGCGGCCGCTGGCGGCTGCCGCGCTGGCGCAAGCTCGACGAGGTCTGGATGCGCCGCGAGGCGGCAAGCTACGCGCTGGCGCGCTACCTCGCCCATGCGCTCTATCACCGGATGATCGAGGCGGTGGCCGACGGTCGCCTGAAGGAAGGCCAGGCCACGCTGTCACCGTTGCGCCCCTTCCTGCGCCGCTACCGCGGCGGCGGGCGCATCTTCCTCGATGCGCTGGGGCTGGCGGCGCGCCTGCACGGGCAGCTGGCCCGCATCGCGCTCGGCTTCTCGGTGGTGGCGCTCGGCCGCAACGTCTGGATCCTGCGCGAGGCGCTGGGACCGGGCCGGAACGAGGCGCTCGACCGCTTCGACACGCGGCTCTACAGCCTGTCGCCGGGAATGCCGCCGGCGGCCCCGAACCTGCCCGAGGACCGCGACCCCGGCGCCCCCGACCCGCGCGAGCAGGAACCCGCGCCGTTCCAGCTCTATACCGACCAGCGCAAGGAGCCGTCGTGGACGCCGGAGTTCACCGCCGACGGCCCGGCGGTCAACGTGCTGATCCCGACGCTGAACCCGACCGAGATCTTCGCCGGCATCGTCACCGCGCTGGACATCGGCCTGGGGCTGGCGGAACGCGGGCTGAACGTGCGCTTCATCGCCACCGACCTGCCGGTCTCGGCCTTCTCGACCTCGCGCGCCTTCGTGAAACGGCGGCTGACGGAGCAGGCGGTCGCGGCGGGGGCCGCGGACCGCATCGAGCTCTACTGCGGGGTGACCGGCAGCACGGTGCCATCGCATAGGGACGATCTCTTCATCGCCACCGCCTGGTGGAGCGCCCATGTCGCCGACAAGCTGATCCGCCGCCACGGCTACACCCACACCCGTTTCAGCTACCTGATCCAGGATTTCGAGCCCAACTTCTACGCCTGGGGCCCCGAGTTCGCTGACGCCTGGGCGAGCTACGAGCTGGACTTCCGGCCGGTGTTCAACACCACGTTGATCCGCGACTACGTGGCGGCCCAGGGCTTCGGGTTCGCCCATGCCCCCGACGCGCTGGCCTTCCATCCCGCCATCGACATCTCGCGCTACGCCGCCGGCACCCGGCCCGACCGGGGCGGCAAGCCACGGCGGCTGGCGCTCTACGGGCGCCCCGAGGTGCCGCGCAACATGTATGCCACCGCCATCGAGGCGGTGGCGCGGTTCACCAACTCGCTCGACCTCACCCCCGACGACATCGAGATCGTCTCGGTCGGGCTGCGCCACGGTCCCGTGGCGGTCTACGAGAAGAACGTGGTGCGCAGTCTCGGCAAGCTCGCCTGGGAGGATTACCCGGGCTTCCTGCTCGACTGCGACCTCGGGCTCTCGCTGATGTATTCGCCCCACCCCAGCCACCCGCCGATCGAGATGGCGGCATCGGGCATGCGGGTGGTCACCAACCACTTCGGGCCGAAGGACCTGAGCACGCTCAGCCCGGCGATCCTGTCCACCGAGGCCACCGGCCCGGCGGTGGCCGAGGCGCTGGAGCGGGCCTGGACGATGCCGCCGGTCACCCCGGCCGAGCGGCGGATCGACCTTGGCCAGCTTGGCCTTTCTCCCGACGCCATGGTAGAGCAGCTTGCCCGCGCGTTGCGCCGCGAGCTGGAAGCCGAAAGCTGA